A single region of the Thermodesulfatator indicus DSM 15286 genome encodes:
- a CDS encoding N-acyl amino acid synthase FeeM domain-containing protein yields the protein MTSLFSVGSEDWWRLRRLKLSGVSDLLVNPNGFKVIETSEPLESKPLLQFIKERYLELGIIDKNWQLPPLKGRFFAVYHPESPYPGAVALLVEKDLPAKKIYSKELKKIQGWRKRLAEITLLATHPKLKAKNAIFIVFKNIYRYSLRKGITDLIVCINPKHTDFYEKILLFERKGARKPHSFIPGLPVILEHLDLKKAKEKYLKIYSSFPEELNLYHFFEG from the coding sequence ATGACCTCTCTCTTTTCTGTTGGTAGTGAAGATTGGTGGAGGCTCAGGCGCTTAAAATTAAGCGGAGTTTCAGATTTATTAGTTAATCCTAACGGCTTTAAAGTTATAGAAACTTCTGAACCTCTTGAAAGCAAACCTCTCTTGCAATTTATTAAAGAGAGATACCTAGAATTAGGGATAATTGATAAAAACTGGCAACTTCCTCCTTTAAAAGGTCGTTTTTTTGCTGTATATCATCCAGAAAGTCCCTATCCTGGAGCCGTAGCTCTATTAGTTGAAAAAGATTTACCAGCTAAAAAAATTTACTCCAAGGAACTAAAAAAAATTCAAGGATGGAGAAAACGCTTAGCGGAAATAACATTGCTCGCCACTCATCCCAAACTGAAGGCCAAAAATGCTATTTTTATAGTATTTAAAAACATCTATCGTTACAGTCTGCGTAAAGGAATAACTGACCTGATAGTTTGTATTAACCCTAAGCATACAGATTTTTACGAAAAAATTTTACTTTTTGAACGTAAAGGAGCAAGAAAACCCCATTCCTTTATTCCAGGCTTACCGGTTATTTTAGAACACTTAGACCTTAAAAAGGCCAAAGAAAAATATTTGAAAATTTACTCGTCTTTTCCCGAGGAACTAAATCTATACCATTTTTTTGAAGGCTAA
- a CDS encoding GGDEF domain-containing protein: protein MKWRNKLFVLAQSKLLQKLASFLEEDFLIEFTDVPERAIEKVFNSPPELLLIEEALAPEMTKNLVRAFKKDLHLTFLPILLIVSEESLDKNWESLPVDDFVLDEANPQEVKSRLKLALVRVKCSADANPLTGLPGNTSILRTIQEKIDRGERVAVAYVDIDQFKPFNDRYGFARGDEILRVLARILSNVLEIKCREEGFVGHIGGDDFVFICPENIAEEVCQEIIKEYEKILPNFIDPEDLERGYFVAKNRQGKIEKIPFPSLSIAVVPLRESRFKHYGEVSAIASEIKKIVKAREGSNYFIDRRGN, encoded by the coding sequence ATGAAATGGCGAAATAAGCTTTTTGTTCTGGCTCAGAGTAAGTTGCTTCAAAAGCTTGCTTCTTTTTTGGAAGAGGATTTTCTTATTGAATTTACTGATGTTCCAGAAAGGGCTATAGAAAAAGTTTTTAACAGCCCTCCTGAGCTTCTGTTGATTGAAGAGGCTCTGGCTCCTGAAATGACTAAAAATTTGGTGCGGGCTTTTAAAAAGGATTTGCACTTAACTTTTTTGCCTATTTTGCTCATTGTTTCTGAGGAGTCCTTAGATAAAAACTGGGAAAGCTTACCTGTTGACGATTTTGTCCTTGATGAGGCAAACCCTCAAGAAGTCAAAAGTCGTTTGAAGTTGGCCTTAGTCAGAGTTAAATGTTCAGCAGATGCTAATCCTCTCACAGGTCTTCCAGGAAATACTTCAATTTTGCGCACCATTCAGGAGAAGATAGATAGAGGAGAAAGGGTAGCGGTAGCCTATGTGGATATTGACCAATTTAAGCCTTTCAACGATCGCTATGGCTTTGCGAGAGGTGACGAAATTTTACGGGTATTAGCGCGTATTTTATCAAATGTTTTGGAGATTAAGTGCCGTGAAGAAGGTTTTGTAGGTCATATTGGTGGAGATGACTTTGTTTTTATTTGCCCAGAAAATATAGCCGAAGAAGTTTGTCAAGAAATAATCAAAGAATACGAAAAAATTTTACCCAATTTTATCGATCCAGAAGATTTAGAGCGAGGTTATTTTGTAGCCAAAAATCGCCAGGGGAAGATAGAAAAGATCCCTTTCCCGTCCTTGTCTATAGCCGTTGTGCCTTTGCGAGAAAGTCGCTTTAAACACTACGGAGAGGTTTCGGCCATTGCTTCCGAGATAAAAAAGATTGTTAAGGCCCGCGAGGGGAGCAATTACTTTATTGACCGCCGCGGAAATTAG
- a CDS encoding HDOD domain-containing protein, translating into MSDLKKQIKKRIKNLQSLPTLPPIVGQLTRLIADERSTAQQVAALIERDQVLTSKVLKMVNSAFYGFPRRISTVSNAIVLLGFNVVRTLVITASIFETMQAQDLSLWEHSLGTAAAAGLLAGKLELKNPEEVTTAGLLHDIGKVVLRTEFPEILNQIEKTVQEKGIYFREAEQEVIGIDHGEIGRLLANQWNLPERLVEPIAYHHEVEKARKFKKETAIVHFADIMVRAVGYGSGGDPWVPPLNDKAWKLLRLTDNDLAELIPIFDEKLIELRLFTLEMQNEMAK; encoded by the coding sequence ATGAGTGATCTCAAAAAGCAAATAAAAAAGAGAATTAAAAATCTCCAGTCCCTTCCTACCCTTCCGCCGATTGTGGGCCAGCTTACTAGACTTATTGCTGATGAGCGAAGCACCGCTCAACAGGTGGCCGCTCTCATTGAAAGAGATCAGGTTCTTACTAGCAAAGTACTTAAAATGGTAAACTCGGCCTTTTATGGTTTCCCAAGGCGTATCTCTACGGTTTCAAACGCCATTGTGCTCCTTGGGTTTAACGTAGTTAGAACCCTTGTTATTACAGCTTCTATTTTTGAGACTATGCAGGCCCAGGACTTAAGCCTCTGGGAGCACTCTCTTGGCACCGCGGCCGCTGCTGGGCTTCTGGCCGGGAAACTTGAGCTTAAAAATCCAGAAGAGGTTACCACTGCTGGCCTATTACACGACATAGGTAAAGTGGTTTTGCGTACCGAGTTCCCTGAGATTCTTAATCAGATAGAAAAGACTGTTCAGGAAAAAGGAATTTATTTTAGAGAAGCCGAGCAGGAAGTGATTGGCATAGATCACGGAGAAATTGGGCGTCTTTTGGCCAACCAATGGAATTTACCTGAAAGATTAGTTGAGCCTATTGCCTATCATCACGAGGTGGAAAAGGCTCGTAAATTTAAAAAAGAAACAGCTATTGTCCACTTTGCTGACATTATGGTCAGGGCTGTGGGTTACGGTTCAGGTGGAGATCCGTGGGTTCCTCCTTTAAATGATAAGGCCTGGAAACTTTTACGCTTAACTGACAATGATCTTGCCGAGTTAATTCCTATTTTTGACGAAAAGTTGATTGAACTTAGGCTTTTTACTTTAGAAATGCAAAATGAAATGGCGAAATAA